AGCAATAAAATGCTTGTGGCATGCATTTGTATAAGGGACACACAAGCCAAATACAACTAACACACATGACGGTGAGTTGCATTGGCTTTGTGCTATGCAGAACCTAAAAATCAGCGATCCTTCTAGTGGACCATAGAAGCAAAAGAGTAATGAAGCCGGTACCTGTAAGAAGTAGGAGCTCATGGGGTCCTCTTTGTTGTCCTCATTGTAGTACAGTCCACCTGCTATGAAGATCTGGTTCTCTTTGGTTACCAGACTGACATGATTCTTTGGGATCTGAGCCGAGATGGAGGCAAAATAGCACTCGTTGGCGCTGGGATCATAGGCCACCGCCCCAGCACTGCTCACCATGAAAATGAGGTCCTGGAGGAACATCCCAAAGCGCATTGTGTCATTTAAGATCCCTGGGAGGACATCCTCCTCATTATCATCCCCCTCGGCCACTTCTCCATTGACAGCGTTGTCCCCAGCTGTTTTCTCACTGCTCTTCTTCACCTTCTTCTTTTTCACCACCATGAATTTGCCTTCGCTGGCGTCCTTCACCACCtggagtttcttgagcagctcCGGGATGGACTTCACAATGGGGTGCTTCTCCACGTGGTCCCTGATGTAGTCCTGGGGCAGGAGGCGGAAACGGATGCTCTCGAAGACCACCGGCAAGGCCTGGATCCGGCTCTCGCGGTCCTTGGCTTCCACCCACTTCATCACCGTCTCAAAAACCGCCTCCTCCTTCTCAGTGTTAAGGGAGTCAGTGGATATGACAGCAATGAGCTCATCAGGGGAGAGTTTGTAGAACTCCTCATCCCGGGAGACCAGGGCAAAGCGGTCGCAGATGAAATCCCGGGCGGACACTGCCAGGCGGGCACAATCCAGCATCAAGCCTAGCCTGAAGATCGCCAAGCAGTTGCTGAGGCAGAGACGCTTCTGCAGGAAGGAGACACAGACTGTGAAGATGGAGGGGATCTGGAACATGTTGGCCACGGAGAAAATGTCCTGCACGTTCTGCTCGGTGAGCTCCAGCTCGGAGGTGTAGATGTAATGGAGGATCTTGCGCATGACTTCGGGGTCCACGTCCTCCAGGTCGATCTCCCTCTTCTTACTCTCTTCCATGTCTGAAAGGAACATCGCCCGGAAATAGGGGCTGCAGGCTGCCAGCACCAGCCGGTGGCAGGGGAATTCTTTCCCCTTGACTTTCAAGACACAATCCAGGAACTTGTTGTGGTCCAGCATGTCTTTGAGCCCATCCTGGAGGAGCGTCTGCTGGTAGAGGCGCAGCTCTTCTGCTTGATCTATTGGCAGTGTCATGCTTGAAAGTAATAGCTTGTTTGctcttctcctttttttccccccctatcTCCCAGCCGAGAGACTTCCCCGAAGCAGTGCAGCTCTCCCTTGCTtcctgacagctggagccctaaGAATGTGAAGCACTTGCTGCTAATACAACTGGCTGTCTGCTGCGGCCTCAGCGAGGGGCTTTATATATAACCGCAGCCTCACAAAGCTTAAGGCCCCCATATTGGAGCATGTGTAAGCCGATCACCCTCTCATAGGACACATTGGACAACCgggaagggagggggctggaggaacAGCTGTACGTGCAGCCTGGACCCATCGGGAATGGTCTGTCCGCTCATGAATCAGTGCTGGGCTTTTCCGGAAGGCCAGCGTGTGACTGGCAGCCTTCCTCATAGCGCaggtgaaaaagcttttccttcaGATgaatcagaaaggaaaaaaaaccagcCCCCAAGCCGGTGAACTGTAGGGTTTGttatccctcttccccctccctctcttcaACCTCGAGTGCAGGACTCACCTGGCTAAAAATACACTATGACGCTAAATCTGGAGATATGCAATGAGGTGTCGTATCGTGCTGTCATTGTGATGCAGCTAAGGCTGTCCCGGTCATTTGGACAGTTGATtttctggggggcagaggggaagggaagggagacatTCCAGTGACCTGCTCCAGGGTAActgttggtggggggaggagtgtttTACAtactcagctgtgtgtcatagccCTCTACTGGAAGCAGCTAAAGGAGGTTCTCCCACAGAACATGTGGTAGGGTCCCTGTGGTTTTGGAGGATGCGGCTCTGGGGTCTGTTCTGTCTGTGGTATTTTTATGGAACCCCGTCACTGTTGTGTCAGAACAGGCCCCAcggttttaatgtatttttcctcccatcctctctgggaggcagggcagtgctactatccccattgtacggagggggaactgaggcacagagagcttaagtgacttgtccaaggtcacacagagtctGGTGGAGCCGGGACGCAAGACTGGCGCCCTACTCACCGGGCTGTCCTCCCTCTCTGTTGCCCACTATTCCCTGCTATCTAGAGCCAGCTGGAAAAAATTCAcaaattttcaatgggaaaaaaggGCCGCACGTTTCATAATAACTTCTGAGGAAGATGATCCAGCCTGGgggccagctctgctgctgtctctgtgGCGTTCCCAACGGCCAGGGTATGTAGCATCACGACCCCTGCGGCGCTCCGAGGTGGCTGCCAAGATATAGTGACCATAATAAAGCAAAATTGTGACAGCTCAAAAAGCTCATGGGAGCATTTTACAATGGATGAACCAGGCAGGGGAACCGTTAtaaataccaaaaagaaaaggaggacttgtggcaccttagagactaaccaatttatttgagcatgagctttcgtgagctacagtcacttcatcggatgcaactctgaaacctgttataaatACCGTTATGTTATCACTATATAGTGATAGTTTTTACTTTCAGACATCAATTTGAACTGCAACGTTTCCGTTACAAAGGTCAATCCCTGCCCCCTAACCTgcacctctttccctcccccctcccaactATTATGACCGGTGCGCCTACCTTGTACAGTTAACCCAGGCTTTTATCCAGATTTTAGCCCGAACCCCTCTCCCATCCGCACAGAAAATCCTTTGACCCGGGTCTGGAGGTGCTTGGCACCTGAGCTAGCTTacccagcagggggtggggctggaaccTGAGCTCCGCTTCACCTCAGCCTGCCTCCGCACTGCAAAATGGGCAGTCCCAGCCTAAGTCCCTCGGATACTGATGGTGCTttagtgccttcccacaattcccccaaaggacagacaagtttgCTGGCAATGAACACAAGAATCCTGGCTCCAGAGgggtagccgggttagtctggatctgtgaaagcggcaaagagtcccgtggcaccttcTAGACtcacagacgtattggagcatgagctttcgtgggtttTCGTGGCATCCGGCGAAGTGGGggttcacccacgaaagctcatgctccagtatGTCTGTGAGTctagaaggtgccacaggacccTTTGCCGCTTTTACAAGAATCCTAGAGCATCTCTGCACAACCACCCTTGGGATAGGCCCCCAGACACCAGTGAGAGCAGAAGCAGTGAGGACTCAGTAATTTGGGCAGGGCTTGGCCATGGGGCTGCTCACGCCTGGACTAAGCTAACCTCTGTGCTCAGACCTGGGTGCTAATAACctgggttaactgtgcagtgtagacctagcctgaAAGACACAAAGGCCCTGTCTGAACTGGGGACATTTGTATCAATATACGTAGATGTGAACCCCAAGTGCAGATGTGCTGCGTTAGTGTAATCTAGAGTTTGCAACGGTGTGGTCTACCCCTATTGGAAGTGGGGCTCAACCAcaagagccctgcgcggatacaaatttatatctgcGGATGCGGATATCGGCGGATATCAATTGGTATCCGCAAaaccgcagggctctcctgggaaccatagcggtgaaaggagcagaacatggggctgccgctcccaggagc
Above is a window of Caretta caretta isolate rCarCar2 chromosome 2, rCarCar1.hap1, whole genome shotgun sequence DNA encoding:
- the KLHL40 gene encoding kelch-like protein 40, translated to MTLPIDQAEELRLYQQTLLQDGLKDMLDHNKFLDCVLKVKGKEFPCHRLVLAACSPYFRAMFLSDMEESKKREIDLEDVDPEVMRKILHYIYTSELELTEQNVQDIFSVANMFQIPSIFTVCVSFLQKRLCLSNCLAIFRLGLMLDCARLAVSARDFICDRFALVSRDEEFYKLSPDELIAVISTDSLNTEKEEAVFETVMKWVEAKDRESRIQALPVVFESIRFRLLPQDYIRDHVEKHPIVKSIPELLKKLQVVKDASEGKFMVVKKKKVKKSSEKTAGDNAVNGEVAEGDDNEEDVLPGILNDTMRFGMFLQDLIFMVSSAGAVAYDPSANECYFASISAQIPKNHVSLVTKENQIFIAGGLYYNEDNKEDPMSSYFLQYDHLDSDWLGMPPLPSPRCLFGLGDAENSIFVVGGKELKEGEQTLDSVMCYDRLSFKWGESDPLPYAVYGHAVVSDKDLIYVIGGKRSDKKCLNKMCVYNPKKFEWKELAPMKTARSLFGATVHNGKIYVATGVTDSGLTDSVEAYDIAANKWEPFTEFPQERSSVSLVSLAGSLYLLGGFATVETESGELVPTELNDIWRYDEEGKKWEGVLREIQYASGATFLPVRMNVLRLTKM